A window of Kocuria sp. TGY1127_2 genomic DNA:
TACCAACTGAGCTATAGCCCCGAGCAACCCCTCTACCGTACTCCCGAGCGCGCTCGTGCACAACTCGGAAACGGTATCCGGAGGGAGGAGCACCGCTGATAAGTTAGCACCATGAGCGACTCGCCCTCCGAGAATTCCCCCCATCACGACGACGCCCCTCGCACGCCTGCGCCAACGGGCCGTCAGGAGCCTATCGGTCCGCCCAGCGAGGGGTTGACGGTGGGGTTTGTACCCGGGGTCATGCCGGGTAAATGGTTCGCCCGGTGGGATGAGAGATTCGGCCGGTCGACGCCCCTCGAAAGACTCGCCCTGGAGGAGGGAACCGGCCTGCGTTCGCTCACTTCGGCAGACGCCCACATGGTTCTGGTGCGTACCGAGGCAGAACCGGAATGCCTGGATAAAACCCGTTTTCACGCGGTTCATCTCTACGAAGAGAAGCCCGTTGTGCTACTGCCGGCCGACCACGTCCTGACCATTTTCGACGAAGTTCCACTCGAGGAGCTCGCCGAGGAATTCATGCTTCAAGAACCCGAGAACATTCCGGAGTGGGCGGCGGTTAGCAACGAAAACCGGAATGCTAATCCACGGAAATTGCCGAGTATGCGCGACACGGGGGATGCGGTCGAACTGGTTGCTGCGGGCTTGGGCCTATTGATCGTGCCGATGTCCGTCGCGCGGCACCACCACCGCAAGGACCTGACGTACCGGATAGTCGAAGACATGCCGAGACGATCGGTTGCGCTCGTGTGGACCAAGGACGTCGATGGATCGCGCAGCGACGAAGACGAAAGTGTCCTTCAGGAATTCGTGGGGATCACGAGAGGCCGTAAAGCGTCGAGCTCTCGTGGTGCTTCGGGTGCGAAGGCTGATCAACAAGTAACCGGCCGAACCACAAAACGCCCGGCACCGGTTCGAAGGAAACCGGGCCGGGCGTCATCGTCCGGAGGAGCTAATTCTTCGAAGGCTCGCTCGGCGAAGAATCCTCGCTCGAAGTCGAGGGGGAAGAAGAAGTAGTGCCGTTTGACCGCGCGGAGACGATTGGCATGGTTTGCGTTCCGTGAATCACTGACTGGTTCAGCAGAGGAATGTGCAGACCATTGTGGTCCAAAGCCTGTTTGACATAGACGCGGAGGACGCGGGCGACGTCCCACTGCTGAAGAGGAGCCGTGCGAATCGCGATTCGCATGGTCAGGTACTCGCCGGTCATCTCCTCAACACCCCAAACCTCGGGTTTGCCGCGAATCGAGTGGCCGACTTCGGTCTCGGTCTTGACTCGCTCTGCGGCATCGAGCAGGAAGCTGGTGACACGATCGATATCGCAGTTGTAGGGGACGGGGACATCCACGATGGTTCGAGCCCAACCTTGGGACTGGTTGCCCACGCGGAGGATCTCGCCGTTGCGGACGTGCCACAGGGTTCCCTCGACGTCGCGCACCTGCGTCACGCGCAGCCCTACTGACTCGACGGTTCCGCTGGCCTCGCCCAGATCGACGACATCCCCGATACCGAGCTGGTCTTCGGCCACGATCGAGACGCCGGCCAAGTAGTCCTTGACGAGCGATTGGGCGCCGAAGGACAAGGCAACACCGGCGATTCCGGCGCTGGCGATCACCGGAGCGATGTTGAACCCGAGTTCCGAAATGATCATCAGCACCGCGATCGTCCAAATGCCGATGGTCGCGACGGAACGCAAAACGGATCCCACGGTTTTGGCCCGTTGGGATTGCCTCTGACGGGCCGTGACGGCGTCTTCGACCCATTCCTGAGGTCCATTGCTGTTCTTCTTGGCCACGACCCTGGCTTTCGTGCCCCGCGCAATACTGTCCGTGACCTTGTGGATCACGGTCCTCGCGACCAAGTTGATCAACAGGGCGATCAAAAAGATCAGGACGATTCGCAGCGGATGATCGAGCCAGAAGTCCAGACTTGAGACGTCCGTGAGGAGGTTGCCGGAATTCTCGGCTGTGAGTTTCATAAGTTCAATTTTAGGAGAGCACGTTGAGACAGTGCCAAATATCAACTCAGTACACGCTGGACGTGCATAAACGCATGTGCAACTAAGATTGAACCCATGGCTCTTGAGATGGACACCCGACCTGCCGCTTATGCGGTCATCATTGAACAAGGCAAAATGCTTCTGACCCACTGGACGGGGGAGCGGCACCCTGAAAGAGCCGGATGGACACTTCCCGGCGGCGGTCTGGAAATCGGCGAGACGGCCGAAGAAGCTGTTATCCGTGAGGCATACGAGGAAAGCGGGTACGACATCCAGCTCGATGGGATCCTCGGAGTAGACAGCAAGTATTACGACGACGGTCGTGAGCGGCCCTTCCACAGTTTGCGTATCCTGTACCGTGCGATCATCACGGGCGGGAAAGCGGAGGTGACCGACATCGGTGGATCGACGGACGATGTCGCATGGGTTCCGCTCGAGGATCTTCCCAAGATCCGAAAAGTATCCTTGGTCGAAGTTGCGGCCAAACAGTACGGACTGGCCTATTGAGGGCAGCGAGAGCCTGCCCCACCCCTAATGCCACGAGGAGATTACTGTGAAGCGTTGGATGCTGCCGGTCATTGCGTTGTTGACGTCCGTCGCCGTCGTGCTGAGTGGTTGCTCAGGTGCAGGTGAGGCCGACCCCGACCCGTCGGCATCAGACTTCCGGACCATTCGCATCGGGAAAGGGATATCACACGAATCCGAAGTGGTTGCCTACCTCTATGCGGGGGTTCTGTCTCACGCCGGGTACAAGACCGACGTAGTCGACTCTCCGGACAGCCGCACCGACTACGTGAACCAGATGGCCAGGGGAGACGAGAATTCCGTCGACATCACCCCTGATTACTCGGGAAATCTGCTGCTCGATCTGACCGACGGGGGCGCCGAGAACCCGCAGGCTACCGCCACTCCGACGGCCAGCGAGAGCGACGCGAGCGACCCTCGCGCAAGCATGACACCGTCGACGACGCCCACCCCGAGACCGGCCTTCAATATTCACGGAATGTCCAGTAGCGATATTTCCTCGACGCTGCCCAAGGTTCTGCCCGAAGGGGTGACAACGCTCAACACCGCCACTGCTGAGAACAAGGATGCTCTGGTGGTCAATCAGATCACTGCGGCCAAATACAAACTTTCCACGATCGATGATCTCGCGGCCCACTGCAAGGAACTGAAGTTCGGGGTGCCCAGCGGTTTCAAGGACAAGGCTTACGGCAGCAAGGGGCTCCAAAGCCTCTACGGGTGCGAGCCCGGAAGTTACCAAGAGGAAGACGACCAGGAGAAGCTTTCGGATCAGCTGGCCGACGGAAGCGTCGGTGTAGCCGATCTGTTCACTGCCTCCGCAGCCGTCAAGGACAACGGCTATGTGGTTCTGGAAGATCCGAAGGCCAATTTTATCGCCCAACAAGTCGTTCCTGTGGTTCGATCGAAGGAGTTGCCGTCCCCGGCGAAGAACGCCATCAACGACCTTTCCGGCAAGTTAGGGACCGGGGACTTGGAATTCCTCAACAGACTCACAACGGGTGACCGTCCGATTTCAGCTCAGGATGCGGCACGATTCTGGCTCAAGGAAAATGACTCCTGAGGACCTGTAATGCGGTGAAAACACGTTGTGGTTATGGCGGCGGATGGCGGCCAGTGAGCTAATCTGAAACCTTCGCGAAGGCGATCGTGACATAAATCTGTTCACGCTCAGATGGAGGGTACTCTAAATCACATGGCACAATTCCGGCAGTCAACGAAGCTGAATAACGTCCTTTACGACATCCGAGGCCCGGTACTCGAGGAAGCCCAGAAAATGGAGGCGCAAGGACATCGCATCCTTCGCCTGAACATTGGCAACCCCGCACCATTCGGTTTCGAAGCGCCGGACGCGGTCATGATGGATATGATCCGTCACTTGCCCGAGGCTCAGGGGTATTCGGACTCACGGGGGATCTACTCGGCGAGAACTGCTGTCGTCCAGTACTACCAGACGCGCGGGATCCGTAACCTCGACACTGACGACGTGTACATCGGCAATGGCGTCTCGGAAATGATCACGTTGTCTCTCCAAGCCTTGTGCAACCGGGGTGACGAAATCCTCGTCCCCACGCCGGATTATCCTTTGTGGACGGCTTCTGTGGCCCTCTCCGGTGGTACACCCGTCCATTACCAGTGCTCAGAAGAAGACGGCTGGAATCCGGATATCGAAGATATCGCGTCGAAGATCACTCCTCACACCAAGGGCATCGTGATCATCAACCCCAATAACCCGACCGGGGCGGTGTATTCCAAGGAGACCCTTCAGCAGATCGTGGACCTCGCCAAGGAACACGACCTCATCCTGTTCTCCGACGAGATATACGAAAAGATCACCTACGACGATGCGGAAATGATCAACACCGCTACTCTGGCCGGCGAGGACGCCCTGTGCTTGACGTTCTCCGGTCTGTCCAAGGCTTATCGCGTGGCAGGATACCGTGCCGGATGGTTGGCGATCACGGGACCGATGTGGAAAGCCAGCGACTACGTTGAGGGCATTAAACTCCTCGCCAACATGCGTATGTGCGCGAACGTCCCTGCCCAACATGCGATTCAGACAGCCCTGGGTGGTTATCAATCGATCAACGATTTGATCCTGCCCGGGGGCAGGCTGCGTGAACAGCGGGACATCGCTCATAGGAAGCTCAACAGCATCGACGGCGTAACATGCCAGCAGGCGAAGGGCGCACTCTATTTGTTCCCGAAGCTTGACGCAGAGAAATTTGGGATCGTGGACGACGAGCGCTTCGCCCTAGACCTTTTGAAGGAACAGAAAATTCTGGTCAGCCACGGCACCGCGTTCAACTGGAAAGCACCGGATCACTTCCGTCTGGTCACCCTGCCGGACGTCCAGACACTGGACACGGCCTTGGACCGTATCGGTGAATTCCTGAGCGGGTATCACCAGAACTGACGTGAGTCTTGGCCCTGGAAGACATCGAACATTCGCACTGTGGCTTCCATGCCAGGAAGCGCTATTGGGAAGGTTCCTGATCCGATTGGGCGCGGCGCTCTTTCGCCGCGTCCAACCTCTTCTTCGCACCGTCCAACCATTCTTCGCACCGTTGTGCGAGTGCTTCCCCGCGCTCCCACAGGGAGAGGGATTCTTCGAGGCTTGAGGCGCCGGACTCGAGTTTGGATACGATTCCCATCAATTCTTCCCGAGCCTGTTCGTAGCTGAGCTCTTCAACGGGGGTGAAGTCTTCTTGTGGCATGGGGCTCCTTTGCGAGGGTTTCGGTCTGTTCTCATTCTTCAATGGTCGGGTTGTTATGTCGTGTTTCAGCCGGGTTGGTCCCTGGGATCGTCGTCGCGGATCTTGTCCACGGTGGCTTCAAAGCCTCCTGCAGCCACACGAACCTCGACAGGGATTCCGGGCTCCAAGGTTCGGGCATCTTGTACGACGGACCCGTCCCGACTCTGAACCACCGCGTATCCCCGGTCCAGCGTTTTCTGAGGGGAAAGGGACCTGACCCGAGACCGCAGATGAGCGACGGATTCTTGGTGGCGATCCAACGATACGGTGACGGCGCGCAATACACGCGCTCTTGCCGCATCGGTCTCTTCTTCTCGAGCCATGAGCATGGTTTCGGGGTGTGCCAGGACCGGCCGGGATCTGTACTGGGCTAAACCGTTGGACTCACGATCGATGAAAAGCCTGACCACGCGTTCGGTCGTGGCTCGCGCCTGGCCGATGCGCAATCGTTCTTCCTCGACATCCGGTACGACGGTTTTGCCTGCATCCGTGGGGGTCGAGGCTCGCCAGTCAGCAACGTAATCGAGAAGTGGCTGATCGGCCTCGTGGCCAATCGCCGAGACCACCGGTGTGCTCGCCTGGGCTACGGCGCGGATCATCGCTTCTTCGCTGAAAGGCAGCAGATCTTCCAGCGCGCCTCCGCCTCGGGCGATGACGATCACGTCCACGGATGCGTCTTCGTCAAGTTCGCCGAGTGCCGCCGTGACCTGGGAAAGCGAGTTGACCCCCTGAACAGCGACCTCTCTGACTTCGAATTGGGCTCCGGGCCATCGCAACCGAGCGTTGCGGATGACGTCTTTCTCGGCATCCGAATCACGGCCTGTGATCAGCCCAATCTTCTGTGGCAGCACCGGCAAGGGTTTCTTCAGCGCCGCATTGAACAGGCCCTCTGCTTGGAGTTTCCGGCGGAGGCGTTCGATGCGCTCGAGCATGTCTCCGAGGCCGACCTGCCGTATCCCGCTGCCCAGCATGGAAAGCCGACCGGTTTTCTTCCAAAAATCCGGTTTGAGGCGGACAATGACTCGCATTCCGTGTTCCAAGTCGCCCTCAATCCGGGCGGTCTCCTTGGGGAACAAGCTCACGGGTACGGAGATT
This region includes:
- a CDS encoding LysR family transcriptional regulator substrate-binding protein, translated to MSDSPSENSPHHDDAPRTPAPTGRQEPIGPPSEGLTVGFVPGVMPGKWFARWDERFGRSTPLERLALEEGTGLRSLTSADAHMVLVRTEAEPECLDKTRFHAVHLYEEKPVVLLPADHVLTIFDEVPLEELAEEFMLQEPENIPEWAAVSNENRNANPRKLPSMRDTGDAVELVAAGLGLLIVPMSVARHHHRKDLTYRIVEDMPRRSVALVWTKDVDGSRSDEDESVLQEFVGITRGRKASSSRGASGAKADQQVTGRTTKRPAPVRRKPGRASSSGGANSSKARSAKNPRSKSRGKKK
- a CDS encoding mechanosensitive ion channel family protein; translated protein: MKLTAENSGNLLTDVSSLDFWLDHPLRIVLIFLIALLINLVARTVIHKVTDSIARGTKARVVAKKNSNGPQEWVEDAVTARQRQSQRAKTVGSVLRSVATIGIWTIAVLMIISELGFNIAPVIASAGIAGVALSFGAQSLVKDYLAGVSIVAEDQLGIGDVVDLGEASGTVESVGLRVTQVRDVEGTLWHVRNGEILRVGNQSQGWARTIVDVPVPYNCDIDRVTSFLLDAAERVKTETEVGHSIRGKPEVWGVEEMTGEYLTMRIAIRTAPLQQWDVARVLRVYVKQALDHNGLHIPLLNQSVIHGTQTMPIVSARSNGTTSSSPSTSSEDSSPSEPSKN
- a CDS encoding NUDIX hydrolase; amino-acid sequence: MALEMDTRPAAYAVIIEQGKMLLTHWTGERHPERAGWTLPGGGLEIGETAEEAVIREAYEESGYDIQLDGILGVDSKYYDDGRERPFHSLRILYRAIITGGKAEVTDIGGSTDDVAWVPLEDLPKIRKVSLVEVAAKQYGLAY
- a CDS encoding ABC transporter substrate-binding protein; this translates as MKRWMLPVIALLTSVAVVLSGCSGAGEADPDPSASDFRTIRIGKGISHESEVVAYLYAGVLSHAGYKTDVVDSPDSRTDYVNQMARGDENSVDITPDYSGNLLLDLTDGGAENPQATATPTASESDASDPRASMTPSTTPTPRPAFNIHGMSSSDISSTLPKVLPEGVTTLNTATAENKDALVVNQITAAKYKLSTIDDLAAHCKELKFGVPSGFKDKAYGSKGLQSLYGCEPGSYQEEDDQEKLSDQLADGSVGVADLFTASAAVKDNGYVVLEDPKANFIAQQVVPVVRSKELPSPAKNAINDLSGKLGTGDLEFLNRLTTGDRPISAQDAARFWLKENDS
- a CDS encoding pyridoxal phosphate-dependent aminotransferase; this encodes MAQFRQSTKLNNVLYDIRGPVLEEAQKMEAQGHRILRLNIGNPAPFGFEAPDAVMMDMIRHLPEAQGYSDSRGIYSARTAVVQYYQTRGIRNLDTDDVYIGNGVSEMITLSLQALCNRGDEILVPTPDYPLWTASVALSGGTPVHYQCSEEDGWNPDIEDIASKITPHTKGIVIINPNNPTGAVYSKETLQQIVDLAKEHDLILFSDEIYEKITYDDAEMINTATLAGEDALCLTFSGLSKAYRVAGYRAGWLAITGPMWKASDYVEGIKLLANMRMCANVPAQHAIQTALGGYQSINDLILPGGRLREQRDIAHRKLNSIDGVTCQQAKGALYLFPKLDAEKFGIVDDERFALDLLKEQKILVSHGTAFNWKAPDHFRLVTLPDVQTLDTALDRIGEFLSGYHQN
- a CDS encoding exodeoxyribonuclease VII small subunit, with the translated sequence MPQEDFTPVEELSYEQAREELMGIVSKLESGASSLEESLSLWERGEALAQRCEEWLDGAKKRLDAAKERRAQSDQEPSQ
- the xseA gene encoding exodeoxyribonuclease VII large subunit, with product MSNSPSSDQPDRTEAGLGAADQTQRPPLPNLARDTTPENPWPLHLLSAKMNQYISRCDPIWVEGQIIELKKRARVTYLTLRDLEEEISVPVSLFPKETARIEGDLEHGMRVIVRLKPDFWKKTGRLSMLGSGIRQVGLGDMLERIERLRRKLQAEGLFNAALKKPLPVLPQKIGLITGRDSDAEKDVIRNARLRWPGAQFEVREVAVQGVNSLSQVTAALGELDEDASVDVIVIARGGGALEDLLPFSEEAMIRAVAQASTPVVSAIGHEADQPLLDYVADWRASTPTDAGKTVVPDVEEERLRIGQARATTERVVRLFIDRESNGLAQYRSRPVLAHPETMLMAREEETDAARARVLRAVTVSLDRHQESVAHLRSRVRSLSPQKTLDRGYAVVQSRDGSVVQDARTLEPGIPVEVRVAAGGFEATVDKIRDDDPRDQPG